A stretch of the Pedobacter sp. MC2016-14 genome encodes the following:
- a CDS encoding DUF2130 domain-containing protein has protein sequence MSTEIKCPNCSHTFPIEEVMAEEYKKDLRDKMVSFTRQKEEEFSKKLSEFSQQQKQQEQVFELQKKKQAELFEQKLLAEKKELQLVLEQNLRKSISSDYEHKMQLLDNANKEGEEKLKLARAKELDFMKKEQAMKEKEAEMELQIARKLQEQRAEMIELVRKQEAEKSNLKDTEHQLRVKELEKQLDDQKKLAEEMKRKAEQGSMQLQGEVQELILEELLRNTFPFDLITEVGKGVRGADCVHHVRNQFGQECGKIIYESKRTKDFSMEWIEKLKKDMRSMGVDVAVIVTQSYPKGMDCFGERDGVWICSFDEVKAVAYILRDGIVKLSGAIKSQENRGDKMHMLYDYLTSTEFSEQWKAIREGFMSMKLSIQRERDAMEKLWKAREKQLEKVMLNAAHIRGSIEGIAGTDSIQLSLTDDEDDPLLLG, from the coding sequence ATGTCTACTGAAATTAAGTGCCCAAACTGCTCGCATACCTTCCCGATTGAAGAAGTAATGGCGGAGGAATATAAAAAAGACCTCCGCGACAAAATGGTGTCTTTTACCAGGCAAAAGGAGGAAGAATTCAGCAAAAAACTTAGCGAGTTTTCGCAGCAGCAAAAGCAGCAGGAGCAGGTTTTTGAACTGCAGAAGAAAAAACAGGCTGAACTTTTTGAGCAGAAATTGCTGGCGGAGAAAAAGGAATTACAATTGGTTTTAGAGCAAAACCTGCGCAAAAGCATCTCCTCTGACTATGAACATAAAATGCAGCTGCTGGATAATGCCAATAAAGAAGGTGAAGAGAAGCTGAAACTTGCCCGAGCCAAGGAACTGGACTTTATGAAAAAAGAACAGGCCATGAAGGAAAAGGAAGCGGAAATGGAGCTGCAAATTGCACGTAAACTACAGGAACAGCGGGCAGAAATGATAGAGCTGGTCCGCAAGCAGGAAGCAGAAAAAAGTAATTTAAAGGACACCGAACACCAGTTGCGGGTAAAGGAGCTGGAAAAACAACTGGACGACCAGAAAAAGCTGGCGGAAGAAATGAAGCGTAAAGCGGAACAGGGCTCTATGCAATTGCAGGGTGAAGTTCAGGAGCTGATTTTAGAGGAACTATTGCGCAATACTTTTCCATTTGACCTGATTACCGAAGTTGGCAAGGGTGTTAGGGGTGCAGATTGTGTACACCATGTACGTAACCAGTTTGGGCAGGAATGCGGCAAAATTATTTATGAGAGCAAGCGCACCAAAGATTTTTCGATGGAGTGGATTGAGAAGCTCAAAAAAGACATGCGCAGTATGGGCGTGGATGTAGCGGTGATTGTGACCCAGAGTTATCCTAAGGGTATGGATTGTTTTGGCGAAAGGGATGGGGTATGGATTTGCTCTTTTGATGAGGTTAAGGCAGTTGCGTACATTTTGAGGGATGGAATTGTTAAGTTGTCTGGTGCGATAAAATCACAGGAAAACCGTGGCGACAAAATGCATATGTTGTACGATTACCTGACCAGTACGGAGTTTTCTGAACAATGGAAAGCGATAAGGGAAGGCTTTATGAGCATGAAATTATCTATCCAGCGGGAACGTGATGCCATGGAAAAGCTATGGAAAGCCAGGGAAAAGCAATTGGAAAAGGTGATGTTGAACGCAGCACACATTAGGGGATCGATAGAGGGTATTGCAGGTACGGACTCCATACAGCTGAGCTTAACGGATGATGAGGATGACCCTTTGTTACTGGGCTAA
- the rlmF gene encoding 23S rRNA (adenine(1618)-N(6))-methyltransferase RlmF — MSVEKQILHPRNKHRSRYNFPELLKSSPELRDFIILTPYGEESVDFSNPDAVKMLNKSLLKHFYKITNWDIPAGYLCPPIPGRADYIHYLADILTTFHNGKIPTGKTIKVLDIGVGANCIYPIVGHQEYGWSFVGSDVDQKAVASAKNIIEANPELKGAVQIRLQPNPQQFFKDIIRKGEVFDLSLCNPPFHASAAEAAAGSQRKLKNLGKQKDVLNFGGQHVELWCEGGELSFIYKMIQESTHYAAQCKCFSTLVSKSSNLPMIYRALEKAGATRVKTVEMAQGQKISRFVAWAFEV; from the coding sequence ATGTCCGTTGAAAAACAAATCCTCCATCCCCGAAATAAGCACCGTTCCCGGTACAACTTCCCAGAACTGCTCAAGAGCTCTCCTGAACTCCGGGATTTTATCATTTTAACACCTTATGGCGAGGAGTCTGTAGATTTTTCCAATCCTGACGCCGTTAAAATGCTCAATAAATCATTGCTTAAGCATTTTTATAAAATTACCAACTGGGATATTCCAGCGGGTTACCTTTGTCCGCCAATTCCAGGGCGTGCAGACTATATCCACTACCTGGCAGATATCCTGACCACTTTTCACAACGGAAAAATCCCTACTGGCAAAACAATTAAAGTACTGGATATTGGTGTGGGTGCAAACTGCATTTATCCCATTGTAGGGCATCAGGAATATGGATGGAGTTTTGTTGGTTCAGATGTAGATCAAAAAGCTGTAGCGTCGGCTAAAAATATCATAGAAGCCAATCCTGAGCTTAAAGGCGCAGTGCAAATCCGCCTGCAGCCCAATCCTCAGCAATTTTTTAAAGACATCATCAGAAAAGGAGAAGTGTTTGACCTGAGTTTATGCAATCCTCCCTTTCATGCTTCCGCTGCAGAAGCTGCCGCGGGTTCACAGCGCAAGCTTAAAAATCTTGGTAAGCAAAAAGATGTGCTCAATTTTGGCGGGCAACATGTAGAACTCTGGTGCGAAGGTGGGGAACTGTCTTTCATCTATAAAATGATCCAGGAAAGCACTCATTACGCAGCGCAATGTAAATGCTTTAGCACACTCGTTTCCAAAAGTTCAAATCTGCCTATGATCTATCGTGCATTGGAAAAAGCCGGGGCAACACGTGTAAAAACAGTGGAGATGGCACAAGGCCAAAAGATCAGCAGGTTTGTGGCCTGGGCATTTGAGGTGTAA